The genomic window TCGCACCATCTCGTACGGCATCCCTCACTCTCCAAGCATCCCCGCGGTCTAGGCCGCGCATTGGGGATTCAGTGACTTACGCCCGCGTCGACCTGGTCTCGCCCGCAGCTTTCGCTTCCATGCAGCGGCGAACCGGCCTGGAGGAAGCAGTCTCTGTGACCTCCTCTGGCACACCACGGTTCAGCAGCGCTGCATCAGGTAAGAACTAGGAGGACTCATGGCTGACATCTGGGTAGCTAACGCACAAACGTGGATTAACAACACTTACGGAAATGTGTCGGGCATTGCCACTGTGACGGTTGATGGGTCGTCGGGCTGGCAAACGATGTATGCCCTTACTAGGGCGCTGCAGTACGAGTTGGGCATCACTGCCCTCTCCGATAACTTTGGAGCCGGAACGACCTCAGCATTCCAGCAAAAGGTCCGCGTCATTTCTTCGACCACCACAAGCCGAATCGTAGGAATCCTGCAGTGCGCGCTTTGGTGCAAGGGCTACGCAGGGGGCACCTCGTTTGGTCAATGGAGCGAGACGGTTGGCGCTTCCGTCTCTACCGTCAGAAGCAACCTGGGCCTCTCCGCCGCTTCGACCGTCGACGCCAAGCTTATGAAGTCGCTTCTGACCATGGACGCCTATACGGTCGTCAACGGTGGCTCGGCGCGCGTCCGATCAGGGCAGCAGTGGCTCAACAGTATGTATTCGACCCGAGCCGATTTCTCGCTCATCCCGTGCGATGGCCTCTACACGAGAGACGTACAGCGCGGCATCGTCTACGCCATCCAGTACGAATCAGGCATGGTGGACGGTACGGCCAACGGCAACTTCGGGCCCGGCACGCAACAAGGCCTCAAGTCCTACGGCAATCTGACCTCCGGAGCAACCGACGGGACACGCAAGTTTGTTTCGTTGTTCCAAATTGCTCTCGCAGTGAACGGCTACGACGTCGAACGAAGCGGAACCTTCGCCGCCGCAACAAGGACATCCACCCTGGACTTTCAACGATTCATGGAGCTGTCCGCTTCAGGGGCGGCAAACTTCGACACCTGGGCGGCATTGCTTGTCAGCTCGGGCAACGTCGAGCGAAGCGTCACTGGTATGGACACCAGCACAGAGATAACCCAAGCTCGGGCCGACCAACTCTGGAACCTCGGCTACCGAGTAGTCGGGCGTTACTTGACGGTTACGGGTAAGGGGCTCTTTCTCGGAGAACTGGACCGCATCCTCAACAAGGGATTCAAATTCTTCCCCATTTTCCAGAACTTCAACAATGGCCCTCAGTACTTCTACTTTTCCGCCGGGCTCGACCACGGTACCCAGGCGGCTCGGCGCCTAAGGCAGTTCGCCTTTCCGGCGGGCACCACAGTCTTCTTCTCTGTCGACTACGACGCCATCGACGCCGAAATAGATTCCCTCATCAAGCCCTACTTCGAAGGAATCCGAGCTGGGCTCGCCACGTCAAGGCGGGTCAACTACAAGGTTGGCATTTACGCCACTCGCAACGTCTCCGCTCGAATGTCCCAACTCGGCTTGGCAGATGAGATCTGGGTAAGCGGCATGTCCACCGGATTCAGCGGCAACCTCGGATTCCCGATGCCAGCCAGTTGGAGCTACACCCAGGTCGTCGAACTTCACGACATCAACATCGACAAGAACGTTGTCTCGTCCCGCGCAAAGCCCCTATCCCGAAGTGAAGTCCCTTCGACTCCAGACGACACCAACCTGTCAAGGACTTTCTGGTGGAGCCTCGTCGCCCAGGAGCTGCTGGCCGAGCAAGCCATCGGCCTTCGTCCCGTTGTCCCGAGCGCTCTGGCCGGGGAATACGTTCTCTTCTTCCTCATGAGCCGCTCCTACACGGGAGCCATGTGGGAGAACTACCTCTGGTTCCCAGAGCGCCTAGCTACCTCTGCGACTCGCGACGCCGTCGCACTTACGCGGGGGTCCTACATGCAGACCGCCGGCAATGTAGTGGACCTCTCGGGAGCTTACGTGGGCGGTGTTCCCGCAGACGGGGGAGCCTCGAGCCTCGAGCACATGGCAGCCACAGCTCAAAGCGTCAACTACTACGGCGACCACGCTAATTCCGGAAAGGTCGACATGGGCGACCTAGGCGGATGGGCTCTTGATTTTGTCCAGCTGTGGGCTAACGCCAGATACAGGGCTGCCGACGTCTCCTTGGCAAGCTACGTGACCACCAACCTCGGGGGGAACACCGAAGCCACCGGATTCTCGCTAGGAGACGTCATCGCTGATGCCGATGGGTGGCTCCTTGGAAGCCGCCTCAGGAGCGGACTTCCGTTCGGCGAAGCGGTGCGGCAGACACTCGTCATCGGTAGCGATTGGCGCCTCCGGGTGCGAGCCTTCTTGCAAGGCCGGTTCGGCGCGACGGCGACCTCAACACAGCTATTGGAAACGAATATTAGGGACGTGTTTACGTCAAGTTGGCCGACCACGTTGGTACCCCGAGAGCTTTTCCTCAGGGGTGCTGATCTCCCGACCGCGTCTCAACTCAATGAGTTCGCCACAGCCGCCGTCAATCGCTACCTGGTCCTCGCTGGCCTAAAGGCCAGCTGAAGCTGTGACTTCTACTCGAACCCAAGCAGTTCCGCCTCGAGCACTTGGCCATGTTCTCGGTGCCATTCTCGTGGTCGCCGCCGCACCGGCGCAGTATCTGCTTTTCACATTTACTTTCACTGCAGTAGCTCCGCTTTCTCGCGACAATGGGCCAGACTTCCTGACCGGGGAGCAGGTCTCTCAGTACGTCGTGATCGTCGCAGTTCTAGGAGTCGTGTATCTGGTTCCCTCATGGTTTACCAGGCGCGATGCCGCATATTTCCCGCTCTGGGCTCTCGTAGCGACCCTGTCGGTGTGGGTCGTCGGATTGCTCCTTCTGGCGTGGCTGCTGCTGGTGACATCGGGCTCGCCGGAACTCGTGGGCTTCCGAGCAATCGCATATTCCGTAGCCAGATACGGAGCTTCGATTCCTCTTCTCATTCTTCCCATCGCATTGTTGGTGCTTGCCACCAGATTGAAGGGGAGAACTATGCAGCTACCGAGTCTGATTTTGACCGTGATCGCTTTCGTTCTTGTCTCGAGTTCACCTATCGGAGCCCTGTTGCTGGCCAGGACATACAGCTAAACGAGGCTCACATGAGGGCTAGCGTCGTCTTGAAGGCCCAAATCCTCTTCACGCATTTGCTATGCCTCGATGGCTAGGGACCATAGGGGTGCCCGCGCGAGAATCACTTGGGTTCTTATGAAGGGCGGCAGCGATACAGCGTGTTCCAGTGAGCTGGCGGCTTCCACGGACAACCTCCTCGACGCGGGAAGCTTGTTCAGCGATTTCTTCCTGCTGAGTCAAGGCGGCTGCCACAGCGTGAGGCGCAGCAACGTAGGCCTGGACCATCCGACGTCACAAAGGTCCGGCCTGTCGGTCGCTCGGGAACGGCGGCAGTGATCGGAACGGTGCCTTCGCGTCTCCAGAACAGCTCCCTGAGGCCACGCCGCCGTATTTCTTCTCAACTCAACTGTGTTTGCAAGCTTTTCTGGACCAGGCGTTTGCAAGCCTGGTCGGTAGGCGGGGTTTCTTAGACCAAGTAATTGCTCAGCGACACGTGTTGTCGTCTGCAACTCAGTTTTAGAGATGCTGCCCAGATCGTCATTGACCGGCTGCTGGCAACCGGGCGCAGACGGCGGACCTAGTTCGGGCACCGCCAGGCCCGCGACGATCGTGCGCCTACAGGCCGCGTGGATGTCCCCAAACGACGCCCCTGTGCCGAGATGAGCGTCGGGGTGCCCCTCGCTTCTCGTCGGATAGGCCACGGCCATGAGGACCGATGATGTGGGCCGTTGCTACAGGGCCGAGGGCGACGAATCAGAGTGTCACGGGACGCAGCTAACGTCAGGGGAGGTGGTGCGCCACCCGCCGAACCCAAGTTGGGCTTGGCGGTTGGTTCTATTGCTGTGATGATGAGGAGCCCAAACCTGAGAAAGGCGCGTTTTGTGACTGCTGGAGACCTAATTGCTGCTTACGCGTATGAAGTCACGCCTCAACAACAGGCCCCATTCGCTGGTGGATTGATTCCAGTCACCGATGCGCTTCAGGATGCTGTTGAGTCGCTAAGAATGCCGTCAAGATCTCTGTTCTAGTTGGACCTACGTTGCCGCATTTCCGCGCTGAGAACGGGCAGTTGAACCGCCGTAAGGAACTTGAGGCGTTCTCCTCAGTTGGGTGATAGCTTCACGCACACGGGTGCGTGGGCCGCCGAGCCACTTAACGAGTTCATGATCGTTCAGGCGCTCACCCGGCTCGGAGGTGCCGTCGACACGTCGTCCTGGCCGCGTCAATCTAGGGCCACGCGGGCGTGCAGCCCCAGCCGGTCGAGGAACCTCTCGTCGTGGCTGACGACCACGAGGCCGCCGCGCCAGGCCGCGAGCACCTCGACGAGGTGGTCGGTCGTCGCCATGTCGAGGTCGTTCGTCGGCTCGTCGAGCACGAGCAGCTGGGGGACCGGGTCGGCGAGCACCAGGCCCGCGAGGGCCACGCGGAAACGTTCTCCTCCGGAGAGTGTGGCCGTCGTCCGGTCGACGACCGATCCACGGACGCGGAGACGCGCGAGGGCGTTGCGCAGCTCACGGTCGGGCACGGCGGGAGCGCGGGCGACGTGCTCGAGGACGGTGTCGTCGTCGTCGAGCAGCCCGTCGCGGCGCTGGGGCAGCCAGGCGACCCGTTCGGTGAACGACGTCGCCCCCGTGTCGGCCAGGGGGTGCGGCCTCGCGCCGGGAGCACCGACGAGCTGCTCGAGCAGCGTCGTCTTGCCCGTGCCGTTCGCGCCGACGACCGCGATCCGCTCCGGCCCCTGCAGCACGGTCGTCCTGCCCCGCACGGTCAGCTCCGCGAGGCGTCGCCCCGCCGGGATCGCCGGATCGGGCAGGTCGACCCGGACGGTGTCGTCGTCCCTCACCGCTCGTGAGGCGACGTCGACCTGGTCCCTGGCCCGCGCCTCCGCGTCCCCGTGCCCCGAGCGCAGCCGGCCCGCCGTCGCCTCCGCCTTGTTCCTCCGCGCGTGGGCGATGATCGCAGGCATCGACTCCGCCGATCGTCGCCCGGCGCGCGCCCGCCGGGCGATCGTCGTCTCGGCCTCAATGCGCTGGCGCCGTTCGGCGCGCAGCAGCTGATCGGCGTCGCGCAGGTCGCGCTCGGCCGCCGACCGCTCGACGGCCAGGCGCTGCTCGAAGTCGGACCAGGTCCCGCCCGAGGTGCGGATCGAGCCGTCGTGCAGCTCGGCGATCTCGTCGACGTGCTCGAGGAGCTCGCGGTCGTGGCTCACGACGACGAGCGTTCCGCGCCAATGATCGACCAGGTCGAGCAGCAGCCCGCGCGACCGCAGGTCGAGGTCGTTCGTCGGCTCGTCGAGCACGGCGACGGGCCGGTCGCGCAGCCGCACGCCGGTGACGGCGGTGAGGACAGCCTGCCCGCCCGACAGGGTCGCGACCGGACGGAGCAGGTCTCCGGTGTCGAGGTCGAGCCCGACCTCGCTGAGGGCGGCGACGGCCCGGCCCTCGAGGTCCCAGTCGTCGCCGAGGGCGTCGAAGTGCCGCGGGTCGGGGTCGCCGCCGAGGATCGCGTGCAGGGCGTCGAGCCTCGGTCGGATGCCGAGCAGGTCGGCGACGGTGTCGTCCGGACCGCACCGGAGGCGCTGCGGCAGCACGTCGACCGGTCCGGTCGTCGAGACCCTCCCGCCGGTGGGGGCGAGATCGCCCGTGACGAGGCGGACGAGCGTCGACTTGCCGGCGCCGTTGGCCCCGACGAGGCCGGTACGTCCCCGCCCGAAGGCCGTGGTGACCCGGTCGAGGACGACGGCCCCGTCGGGCCAGGCGAACGAGCAGTCCGTGAGGACGACGGACGGTGAGGGCGTGGTGGTGCTGAGGGTGGAGGGCACGGTGCTCCCGGGGGTGATGTCGGCGCACGACACCACCGCGCTCACGGCCGGAGGCGGGGGAGCGTCGGCCTCGCCCGGGTCAGCGGGCGGGCACGGGCGGAGTCAGTGCGAGGGCAGCTGCTGCGTCGTGGACGCAGTACCGGTGCTGGTGCGCAATGGGCCGTCTTCCGTGCGGGGAGCCCCCGTGTCCGCGAGCCGTCCGGTCGGCCGGTGAGGTGGCCGCACCGACGTCGCGGCTCGCGACGAGGTACGCGCCGATGCTAGGCGCAGGGTGCGGAGCGGCGCAAGGGCGTGGTTCCTGGCGCGAGGGCGACGAAGCGAGTGCCCAGCTCGGCCGCGACGGCGCCGTCGTCGATCCTCATCAGGTCGGCGGAGACGGGGTCCGCCGCCGCCCGCGCGAGCAGCCCCGACCGCAGCGAGAACCACTCCCTGTCGTCGGGCAGCGAGTCTCGGGAGGACGTCCCGGGACGCGCGCGGACGCGCGTTCTACCCGTGCTACCTTCACTGGACCTGGGAGCACGACCGACGCACGGACGCGACGGCAGAGGATCCCGCCGGAGGATCCGCATGAACACGTCGTCACCCCGTCCTGCGCGCCTTCGCGCCCTCGTCGCGGTCCTCGCCGCCGCCTCCGTCGTCGGCAGCGTCCTCGTCGGCGCTCCGGATCCCGCCCGCGCCGCGGACACCACCGGCACGATCCACGGCAGCATCAGCTTCGACGGCGCCCCCGCCCCGGCGGCGGGGTCGATCGTGGTGACCCTCACCGAGGTGAACCGCGGCTGGACCACGACCGTCCGGGCCGACGCCGCGGGGGAGTGGACCGCGCGCGGTCTGCAGATGACCTCGGCGAGCGGCCTGTACAAGGTCGGGTACGAGGACACCTCGCGTGTCTTCGCCCCGGTCTGGTGGAACGGCGCGGGGGCGGTCGACCCGTGGGCGCTCTCGTACGGCGCCGCCTGGCCTGTCCGCGTGACGCCCGAGGACCCGGACGCCACGGCCGACGTGGACCTCCCCGCCGGGGCGTTCCTCTCCGGACGGGTGGTGCGGGCGACTCCTGCTGCCCCGCCGGCGCCGGGGACCGTCCCTCCGTTGCGTGTCCGAGAGTTCACGGTGTCGTACGACACCTACTTCCGCGCCTACCCCGAGGGTCCGGACAGCCCTTACTACAGCTTCCAGCGCGACACGGCTGACGACGGCACCTTCACCCTGGGGCCCCTCCCGCCCGTCGGCTACCGCATCGCCGCCCAGGGCGGG from Frigoribacterium sp. PvP032 includes these protein-coding regions:
- a CDS encoding glycoside hydrolase domain-containing protein; the encoded protein is MADIWVANAQTWINNTYGNVSGIATVTVDGSSGWQTMYALTRALQYELGITALSDNFGAGTTSAFQQKVRVISSTTTSRIVGILQCALWCKGYAGGTSFGQWSETVGASVSTVRSNLGLSAASTVDAKLMKSLLTMDAYTVVNGGSARVRSGQQWLNSMYSTRADFSLIPCDGLYTRDVQRGIVYAIQYESGMVDGTANGNFGPGTQQGLKSYGNLTSGATDGTRKFVSLFQIALAVNGYDVERSGTFAAATRTSTLDFQRFMELSASGAANFDTWAALLVSSGNVERSVTGMDTSTEITQARADQLWNLGYRVVGRYLTVTGKGLFLGELDRILNKGFKFFPIFQNFNNGPQYFYFSAGLDHGTQAARRLRQFAFPAGTTVFFSVDYDAIDAEIDSLIKPYFEGIRAGLATSRRVNYKVGIYATRNVSARMSQLGLADEIWVSGMSTGFSGNLGFPMPASWSYTQVVELHDINIDKNVVSSRAKPLSRSEVPSTPDDTNLSRTFWWSLVAQELLAEQAIGLRPVVPSALAGEYVLFFLMSRSYTGAMWENYLWFPERLATSATRDAVALTRGSYMQTAGNVVDLSGAYVGGVPADGGASSLEHMAATAQSVNYYGDHANSGKVDMGDLGGWALDFVQLWANARYRAADVSLASYVTTNLGGNTEATGFSLGDVIADADGWLLGSRLRSGLPFGEAVRQTLVIGSDWRLRVRAFLQGRFGATATSTQLLETNIRDVFTSSWPTTLVPRELFLRGADLPTASQLNEFATAAVNRYLVLAGLKAS
- a CDS encoding ATP-binding cassette domain-containing protein; translation: MPSTLSTTTPSPSVVLTDCSFAWPDGAVVLDRVTTAFGRGRTGLVGANGAGKSTLVRLVTGDLAPTGGRVSTTGPVDVLPQRLRCGPDDTVADLLGIRPRLDALHAILGGDPDPRHFDALGDDWDLEGRAVAALSEVGLDLDTGDLLRPVATLSGGQAVLTAVTGVRLRDRPVAVLDEPTNDLDLRSRGLLLDLVDHWRGTLVVVSHDRELLEHVDEIAELHDGSIRTSGGTWSDFEQRLAVERSAAERDLRDADQLLRAERRQRIEAETTIARRARAGRRSAESMPAIIAHARRNKAEATAGRLRSGHGDAEARARDQVDVASRAVRDDDTVRVDLPDPAIPAGRRLAELTVRGRTTVLQGPERIAVVGANGTGKTTLLEQLVGAPGARPHPLADTGATSFTERVAWLPQRRDGLLDDDDTVLEHVARAPAVPDRELRNALARLRVRGSVVDRTTATLSGGERFRVALAGLVLADPVPQLLVLDEPTNDLDMATTDHLVEVLAAWRGGLVVVSHDERFLDRLGLHARVALD